A part of Micromonospora chersina genomic DNA contains:
- a CDS encoding NAD-dependent epimerase/dehydratase family protein produces the protein MAKVLVTGSAGFIGGYLVQELLGRGHEVVGIDNFSKYGPVTHSYDDHPRFRFVEGDARDVDLLTTLLDGCDHLVAGAAMIGGISYFHAYAYDLLATNERIMAATCDAAIRAHRDGRLAKVTYLSSSMVFESTEHWPSREGDERRIPPPLSSYGFQKLAVEYYARAAWEQYRLPYTIVRPFNCVGVGEGRALGQVEVLSGNVKLAMSHVVPDLVQKIVKGQDPLHILGEGGQVRHYTYGGDLARGIATAIEHPAAHNDDFNLSTAESTSVLELAELIWRKIKGPDVPFRHVSDEPFQYDVQKRVPDVTKAREVLGFTATTSLDAMLDEVIPWVTRAVEEGRL, from the coding sequence GTGGCGAAAGTCCTGGTAACTGGCTCGGCCGGCTTCATCGGCGGCTACCTGGTGCAGGAGTTGCTGGGCCGGGGCCACGAGGTCGTCGGGATCGACAACTTCTCCAAGTACGGCCCGGTCACGCACAGCTACGACGACCACCCGCGGTTCCGGTTCGTCGAGGGCGACGCGCGGGATGTGGACCTGCTGACCACGCTGCTGGACGGCTGTGACCACCTGGTCGCCGGCGCGGCGATGATCGGCGGCATCTCCTACTTCCACGCGTACGCCTACGACCTGCTCGCCACCAACGAGCGGATCATGGCGGCCACCTGCGACGCGGCCATCCGCGCCCACCGGGACGGCCGGCTGGCGAAGGTCACCTACCTGTCCTCCTCGATGGTCTTCGAGTCGACGGAGCACTGGCCCAGCAGGGAGGGCGACGAGCGGCGCATCCCACCGCCACTGTCGTCGTACGGGTTCCAGAAGCTGGCCGTGGAGTACTACGCCCGGGCCGCCTGGGAGCAGTACCGGCTGCCGTACACGATCGTGCGGCCGTTCAACTGCGTCGGCGTCGGGGAGGGGCGCGCGCTCGGCCAGGTCGAGGTGCTGTCCGGCAACGTCAAGCTGGCCATGTCGCACGTCGTGCCCGACCTGGTGCAGAAGATCGTCAAGGGGCAGGACCCGCTGCACATCCTCGGCGAGGGCGGCCAGGTGCGGCACTACACCTACGGCGGGGATCTGGCCCGGGGTATCGCCACCGCCATCGAGCATCCGGCGGCGCACAACGACGACTTCAACCTCTCCACGGCCGAGTCGACAAGTGTGCTGGAGCTTGCCGAGCTGATCTGGCGCAAGATCAAGGGCCCGGACGTGCCATTCCGGCACGTCTCCGACGAACCCTTCCAGTACGACGTGCAGAAGCGGGTGCCGGACGTAACGAAGGCCCGCGAGGTGCTCGGCTTCACCGCCACCACCTCGCTGGACGCGATGCTCGACGAGGTCATCCCGTGGGTGACCCGGGCGGTCGAGGAGGGCCGCCTCTGA
- a CDS encoding glycosyltransferase family 2 protein — protein MTPRVSVIVPVYNEGEAILRCLERMLREMLLPAEVLIVHDMPEDTTVPYVEQVARTDPRVRAVLNTYGRGPANAIRFGIDAALAPVVVVTMADGCDDPRQIDELARLVDRGVVVAAASRYMPGGQQVGGPRLKRMMSRWAGRSLYTFARVGTRDATNSFKAYDTAFVREVGIESRTGFEIGLELTAKANRLRLPVAEIPTIWLDRPLGESHFDLGRFLPGYLRWYFFAYGRRLSRAALAARAAGSRSVPPPRAPHDSTEYEKTA, from the coding sequence GTGACGCCGCGGGTGTCGGTGATCGTGCCGGTCTACAACGAGGGCGAGGCGATCCTGCGCTGCCTGGAGCGGATGCTGCGCGAGATGCTGCTGCCGGCCGAGGTGCTGATCGTCCATGACATGCCGGAGGACACCACCGTCCCGTACGTGGAACAGGTCGCGCGCACCGACCCGAGGGTGCGGGCGGTACTCAACACCTACGGCCGGGGCCCGGCGAACGCGATCCGGTTCGGCATCGACGCGGCGCTCGCACCGGTCGTGGTGGTGACGATGGCCGACGGCTGTGACGACCCGCGCCAGATCGACGAGCTGGCCCGGCTGGTGGACCGCGGCGTGGTGGTCGCGGCCGCGTCCCGCTACATGCCGGGCGGCCAGCAGGTGGGCGGGCCGCGGCTGAAGCGGATGATGTCCCGCTGGGCGGGGCGCAGCCTGTACACGTTCGCCCGGGTCGGCACCCGGGACGCCACCAACAGCTTCAAGGCGTACGACACCGCGTTCGTCCGCGAGGTGGGCATCGAGTCGCGGACCGGCTTCGAGATCGGGCTCGAGTTGACCGCCAAGGCCAACCGGCTGCGCCTGCCGGTTGCCGAGATACCCACGATCTGGTTGGACCGGCCGCTCGGGGAGTCCCACTTCGACCTGGGGCGGTTCCTCCCCGGTTACCTGCGCTGGTACTTCTTCGCCTACGGTCGACGGCTGAGCCGTGCGGCGCTGGCGGCCCGGGCGGCCGGCTCGCGGTCGGTTCCGCCGCCGCGCGCACCGCACGACAGCACCGAGTACGAGAAGACCGCTTAG
- a CDS encoding nucleotide sugar dehydrogenase: protein MSEDPAPPPISVDVCVVGGCGRVGLPLGIAFASRGLSVVLYDINAEAVATVNAGVLPFAEPGAAEALAEAVAAGRLRASTDPAGVGASEHLVVVVGTPVDEHLNPDLGAVPRAIERCAEHLRDGQLVVLRSTVYPGVTALTEKLLVGKGIRADVAFCPERIAEGRAMTELFTLPQIVAARTPHALARAEKLFRHLTEEIVPLEPEEAELAKLFTNTWRYIKFATANQFWMMANDFGLDFARIRHAVAHDYPRAADLPMPGFAAGPCLFKDTMQLAAFNRNNFVLGHSAMLINEGLPLYLVSRLEDRFDLADLTVGILGMAFKGGSDDPRESLAYKLRKILALKTRETLCTDPYVADDRLVDLDEVLRRADLLVIAAPHEQYARLETDLPVIDMWGLTGTGVRV from the coding sequence ATGTCCGAGGATCCGGCTCCGCCGCCCATCTCCGTCGACGTGTGCGTCGTCGGCGGCTGCGGTCGGGTGGGCCTGCCGCTGGGCATCGCGTTCGCCTCCCGCGGCCTGTCCGTCGTGCTGTACGACATCAACGCCGAGGCGGTGGCCACGGTGAACGCCGGCGTCCTTCCCTTCGCCGAGCCGGGCGCCGCCGAGGCGCTCGCCGAGGCGGTGGCCGCCGGCCGGCTGCGGGCCAGCACCGACCCGGCCGGCGTCGGCGCCTCCGAGCACCTGGTCGTGGTCGTCGGCACCCCTGTCGACGAGCACCTGAACCCGGACCTGGGTGCGGTGCCCCGCGCGATCGAGCGCTGCGCCGAGCACCTGCGCGACGGGCAGCTGGTGGTGCTGCGCAGCACCGTCTATCCGGGAGTGACGGCGCTGACCGAGAAGCTCCTGGTCGGCAAGGGCATCCGGGCCGACGTGGCGTTCTGCCCGGAGCGGATCGCCGAGGGCCGGGCGATGACGGAGCTGTTCACGCTGCCCCAGATCGTCGCCGCCCGTACGCCGCACGCCCTCGCCCGGGCGGAGAAGCTCTTCCGGCACCTGACCGAGGAGATCGTGCCGCTCGAGCCGGAGGAGGCCGAGCTGGCGAAGTTGTTCACCAACACCTGGCGGTACATCAAGTTCGCCACCGCGAACCAGTTCTGGATGATGGCCAACGACTTCGGACTCGACTTCGCCCGCATCCGGCACGCGGTCGCGCACGACTACCCGCGGGCCGCGGATCTGCCGATGCCCGGCTTCGCCGCCGGTCCCTGCCTGTTCAAGGACACCATGCAGCTGGCCGCGTTCAACCGGAACAACTTCGTGCTCGGCCACTCCGCGATGCTGATCAACGAGGGGCTGCCCCTCTACCTGGTGTCCCGCCTCGAGGACCGGTTCGATCTCGCCGACCTGACGGTGGGCATCCTCGGGATGGCGTTCAAGGGCGGCAGCGACGACCCGCGGGAGAGCCTGGCGTACAAGCTGCGCAAGATCCTGGCGTTGAAGACCCGCGAGACGCTCTGCACCGATCCGTACGTCGCCGACGACCGTCTCGTCGACCTGGACGAGGTGCTACGTCGCGCGGACCTGCTGGTGATCGCCGCCCCGCACGAGCAGTACGCCCGGCTGGAGACCGACCTGCCGGTCATCGACATGTGGGGCCTGACCGGGACCGGGGTGCGGGTGTGA
- the pheT gene encoding phenylalanine--tRNA ligase subunit beta — translation MRVSVSWLREHVDLPADLPTGDLEQALVDLGIEVDSVVDLRETVTGPLVVGEVLEIEELTGFKKPIRFCRVDVGAANGTGEPQEIVCGARNFAQGDRVVVILPGGVLPGDFHIGARKTYGRNSNGMICSAKELGLGDDHSGIIVLPEDSPAKPGDDARPVVGLDDVVVELEITPDRGYALSVRGLARELSHALGVPFRDPADLPAPGATAEPAYPVEVRDTVGCDRFAARMVRGVDPTAQTPGWMSRRLTVAGVRSISLPVDITNYLMLELGQPMHAFDADRISGPLVVRRAEAGEKLTTLDGVTRTLVAEDMVICDDTGPISLAAVMGGETSEVVASTTDVLFEAAHWDPAMVGRTARRHKLFSEAAKRWERGVDPALPLVALEKAVRLLTEHAGGTAGAEVLDIDHVRPRTPVTLPADLPSRRVGVAYPTERVVELLEQVGCTVTRGADRLAEDPGETGAAAAAGGDVLSVTPPSWRPDLTDPADLVEEVVRLDGYDRVPSVLPTAPPGRGLTASQQRRRAVARSLAERGYVEVLAHPFVAAELADQLGLPADDPRRPAVRVANPLSEEEPLLRTTLLGPLLGILKRNVGRGQRDVAIYEIGTVFHPRPGAGAPPAMGVDRRPTDEEFARADAVVPDQPRHVAVALTGEMDPTGWWGAGRAAGWADAVEAGRTVLAAAGIPADRVTVRAAERAPWHPGRCAELLVDDTVVGYAGELHPTVVATLELPRRTSAMELNLDALPAAPVVAGPAVSTFPPALIDVALVVDESVPAADVERALVEGAGPLLEDVRLFDVYASEQLGAGRRSLAYKLTFRAPDRTLAGEEAVAARDAAVAEAARRFGAVLRGA, via the coding sequence ATGCGAGTTTCTGTCAGTTGGCTGCGGGAGCACGTCGACCTCCCGGCCGACCTGCCCACCGGCGACCTGGAGCAGGCGCTTGTCGACCTCGGCATCGAGGTCGACTCCGTGGTGGACCTGCGGGAGACCGTCACCGGCCCGCTGGTGGTCGGTGAGGTGCTGGAGATCGAGGAGCTGACCGGCTTCAAGAAGCCGATCCGGTTCTGCCGGGTGGACGTCGGCGCCGCCAACGGCACCGGCGAGCCGCAGGAGATCGTCTGCGGGGCGCGCAACTTCGCCCAGGGCGACCGGGTCGTGGTGATCCTCCCCGGCGGCGTGCTGCCCGGCGACTTCCACATCGGCGCGCGCAAGACGTACGGACGCAACTCGAACGGCATGATCTGCTCCGCCAAGGAGCTGGGCCTGGGCGACGACCACTCGGGCATCATCGTGCTGCCCGAGGACAGCCCGGCCAAGCCGGGCGACGACGCCCGCCCGGTGGTAGGCCTCGACGACGTCGTGGTGGAGCTGGAGATCACCCCGGACCGCGGGTACGCGCTCAGCGTGCGGGGCCTCGCCCGCGAGCTGTCGCACGCCCTCGGTGTGCCGTTCCGCGACCCGGCCGACCTGCCGGCACCGGGCGCGACCGCCGAGCCGGCGTACCCCGTCGAGGTGCGCGACACCGTGGGCTGCGACCGGTTCGCCGCCCGCATGGTCCGTGGTGTCGACCCGACCGCGCAGACCCCCGGCTGGATGTCCCGTCGGCTCACCGTGGCCGGCGTCCGCAGCATCTCGCTGCCGGTCGACATCACCAACTACCTGATGCTCGAACTCGGCCAGCCGATGCACGCCTTCGACGCCGACCGGATCAGCGGCCCGCTGGTGGTCCGCCGGGCCGAGGCGGGGGAGAAGCTGACCACGCTGGACGGTGTCACGCGCACGCTGGTCGCCGAGGACATGGTGATCTGCGACGACACCGGGCCGATCTCGCTCGCCGCGGTGATGGGCGGCGAGACCAGCGAGGTCGTCGCCTCCACCACCGACGTGCTCTTCGAGGCGGCGCACTGGGACCCGGCCATGGTCGGCCGCACCGCCCGGCGGCACAAGCTGTTCAGCGAGGCGGCCAAGCGCTGGGAGCGCGGGGTCGACCCGGCGCTGCCGCTTGTCGCGCTGGAGAAGGCGGTCCGGCTGCTCACCGAGCACGCCGGTGGCACGGCCGGCGCCGAGGTCCTCGACATCGACCACGTCCGGCCGCGCACGCCGGTGACCCTGCCGGCGGACCTGCCGTCGCGGCGGGTCGGCGTGGCGTACCCGACGGAGCGGGTGGTCGAGCTGCTGGAGCAGGTCGGCTGCACGGTCACCCGGGGCGCCGACCGGCTCGCCGAGGACCCGGGCGAGACCGGGGCCGCCGCCGCGGCGGGCGGTGACGTGCTGAGCGTGACCCCGCCGAGCTGGCGGCCCGACCTCACCGACCCGGCCGACCTGGTCGAGGAGGTGGTCCGCCTCGACGGCTACGACCGGGTGCCGTCGGTGCTGCCCACCGCGCCCCCCGGCCGCGGCCTCACCGCGTCGCAGCAGCGCCGCCGGGCGGTCGCCCGGTCGCTCGCCGAGCGCGGGTACGTCGAGGTCCTGGCGCACCCGTTCGTCGCCGCGGAACTGGCCGACCAGCTCGGCCTGCCGGCCGACGACCCCCGCCGCCCCGCGGTGCGGGTGGCCAACCCGCTGTCCGAGGAGGAGCCGCTGCTGCGCACCACGCTGCTCGGCCCGCTGCTCGGCATCCTCAAGCGCAACGTCGGCCGGGGCCAGCGGGACGTGGCGATCTACGAGATCGGCACGGTGTTCCACCCGCGTCCGGGCGCCGGCGCGCCGCCGGCCATGGGCGTGGACCGGCGCCCGACCGACGAGGAGTTCGCCCGCGCCGACGCGGTGGTGCCCGACCAGCCGCGGCACGTCGCCGTGGCGCTCACCGGCGAGATGGACCCGACCGGCTGGTGGGGCGCGGGACGCGCCGCCGGCTGGGCGGACGCCGTCGAGGCCGGCCGGACGGTGCTCGCCGCCGCCGGCATCCCGGCCGACCGGGTCACCGTCCGGGCCGCCGAGCGCGCCCCCTGGCACCCCGGCCGCTGCGCCGAGCTGCTGGTGGACGACACGGTCGTCGGGTACGCCGGCGAGCTGCACCCGACCGTCGTGGCGACGCTGGAGCTGCCCCGGCGGACCAGCGCCATGGAGCTGAACCTGGACGCGCTGCCCGCCGCGCCGGTGGTGGCCGGCCCGGCCGTCTCCACCTTCCCGCCCGCCCTCATCGACGTGGCGCTGGTGGTGGACGAGTCGGTCCCGGCCGCCGACGTGGAGCGGGCCCTCGTCGAGGGGGCCGGCCCGCTGCTGGAGGACGTCCGGCTCTTCGACGTGTACGCGTCCGAGCAGCTCGGCGCGGGCCGCCGGTCGCTGGCGTACAAGCTGACGTTCCGGGCACCGGACCGGACCCTCGCGGGCGAGGAGGCGGTGGCCGCCCGAGACGCGGCGGTCGCCGAGGCGGCCCGCCGCTTCGGGGCCGTCCTGCGCGGCGCCTGA
- the pheS gene encoding phenylalanine--tRNA ligase subunit alpha, with translation MSYRNDPYDPKQVALLDPDALAAAVADAEKAFTAAADPDALTALRPAHLGDRSPVSLARREIGALPPAAKSDAGKRVNEARRAIETAYAARQEILEREQAERVLVEERVDVTLPYDRRPRGARHPLSTLMEQISDLFIGMGYEVAEGPEVELEWTNFDALNIPADHPARGLMDTFHIAPQAGADSSGLVLRTHTSPVQARTMLTRKPPIYVVVPGRVYRTDELDATHAPVFHQVEGLVVDKGITMAHLRGTLDHFARAMFGEGAKTRFRPHYFPFTEPSAEFDVWFPEHRDGPQWVEWGGCGMVNPRVLRACGIDPEVYSGFAFGMGIDRTVMFRHGVSDMRDMAEGDVRFTRAFGV, from the coding sequence ATGAGCTACCGCAACGATCCGTACGACCCGAAGCAGGTCGCCCTGCTCGACCCGGACGCCCTGGCCGCGGCCGTGGCCGACGCCGAGAAGGCGTTCACCGCCGCCGCCGACCCGGACGCGCTGACCGCGCTGCGCCCCGCGCACCTCGGGGACCGGTCCCCGGTGTCGCTCGCGCGCCGGGAGATCGGCGCGCTGCCGCCCGCCGCCAAGTCCGACGCCGGCAAGCGGGTCAACGAGGCCCGCCGCGCCATCGAGACCGCGTACGCGGCCCGGCAGGAGATCCTGGAGCGCGAGCAGGCCGAGCGGGTGCTGGTCGAGGAGCGGGTCGACGTGACCCTGCCCTACGACCGGCGGCCCCGCGGCGCCCGCCACCCGCTGAGCACCCTGATGGAGCAGATCAGCGACCTGTTCATCGGGATGGGCTACGAGGTGGCCGAGGGCCCCGAGGTCGAGCTGGAGTGGACCAACTTCGACGCGCTGAACATCCCCGCCGACCACCCGGCGCGGGGCCTCATGGACACCTTCCACATCGCACCGCAGGCCGGCGCGGACAGCTCGGGCCTGGTGCTGCGCACCCACACCTCGCCGGTGCAGGCGCGCACCATGCTGACCCGCAAGCCGCCCATCTACGTGGTGGTGCCCGGCCGGGTCTACCGCACCGACGAGCTGGACGCCACCCACGCCCCGGTCTTCCACCAGGTCGAGGGCCTCGTGGTCGACAAGGGCATCACCATGGCCCACCTGCGCGGCACCCTCGACCACTTCGCCCGGGCCATGTTCGGCGAGGGCGCGAAGACCCGGTTCCGGCCGCACTACTTCCCGTTCACCGAGCCGTCCGCCGAGTTCGACGTGTGGTTCCCGGAGCACCGGGACGGTCCGCAGTGGGTCGAGTGGGGCGGCTGCGGCATGGTGAACCCGCGGGTGCTCCGCGCCTGCGGCATCGACCCGGAGGTCTACTCCGGATTCGCCTTCGGCATGGGCATCGACCGGACCGTGATGTTCCGGCACGGGGTCAGCGACATGCGGGACATGGCCGAGGGCGACGTGCGGTTCACCCGCGCGTTCGGGGTCTGA
- a CDS encoding TrmH family RNA methyltransferase, which produces MPSAPHGRRLDAVPGPFTPRTPRVVAARRLQRRRDREATGRFLAEGPQAVREALARAGTVVELFGTPAALDRHADLAARAARADVPVSEVTDEGLAALAETVAPQGLVAVCRHLDVPLDTALARGPRLVAVLAEIRDPGNAGTVLRTADAAGAGAVIFAGDAVDPYNGKCVRASAGSLFHVDVVRAAEPVAVVAALRAAGLTVLATTGYGDSDLDDLADAGRLAAPTAWLFGSEAHGLPEELTAAADARVRVPLHGRAESLNLAAAAAVCLYASARALRRPAGQRGHTAGESAG; this is translated from the coding sequence ATGCCGTCAGCACCGCACGGGAGGCGCCTCGACGCTGTTCCCGGCCCGTTCACCCCGCGTACCCCGCGGGTCGTCGCCGCCCGCCGGCTCCAGCGCCGGCGGGACCGGGAGGCCACCGGCCGGTTCCTGGCCGAGGGGCCACAGGCCGTCCGCGAGGCACTCGCCCGCGCCGGCACCGTGGTCGAGCTGTTCGGCACCCCGGCCGCCCTGGACCGGCACGCCGACCTCGCCGCGCGGGCCGCCCGCGCCGACGTGCCGGTCTCCGAGGTCACCGACGAGGGCCTCGCCGCGCTCGCCGAGACCGTCGCCCCGCAGGGCCTGGTCGCCGTCTGCCGGCACCTCGACGTACCCCTGGACACCGCCCTGGCGCGCGGACCGCGCCTGGTCGCGGTGCTCGCCGAGATCCGCGACCCGGGCAACGCCGGCACCGTGCTGCGCACCGCCGACGCGGCCGGCGCCGGCGCGGTGATCTTCGCCGGTGACGCCGTCGACCCCTACAACGGCAAGTGCGTGCGGGCCTCCGCCGGCAGCCTGTTCCACGTCGACGTGGTCCGCGCCGCCGAGCCGGTCGCCGTGGTCGCCGCGCTGCGGGCCGCCGGCCTCACCGTCCTGGCCACGACGGGGTACGGCGACAGCGACCTCGACGACCTCGCCGACGCCGGCCGGCTCGCCGCACCGACCGCCTGGCTCTTCGGCTCGGAGGCGCACGGGCTGCCCGAGGAGCTGACCGCCGCGGCCGACGCCCGGGTCCGGGTGCCGCTGCACGGGCGCGCCGAGAGCCTGAACCTGGCTGCGGCGGCGGCCGTCTGCCTGTACGCTTCAGCCAGAGCTCTGCGCCGACCCGCGGGTCAGCGCGGCCACACAGCAGGGGAGTCAGCCGGATGA
- the rplT gene encoding 50S ribosomal protein L20 has translation MARVKRAVNAQKKRRTLLETASGYRGQRSRLYRKAKEQVLHSMQYSYRDRRDRKGDFRQLWIQRINAGARANGLTYNRLIQGLRLAGIEVDRKILADLAVNDAAAFAAIVELARAAVAAEGTGGAAAQAA, from the coding sequence ATGGCACGCGTCAAGCGGGCTGTTAACGCCCAGAAGAAGCGTCGTACCCTGCTGGAGACCGCGAGCGGCTACCGCGGTCAGCGCTCCCGGCTCTACCGCAAGGCCAAGGAGCAGGTGCTGCACTCGATGCAGTACTCCTACCGGGACCGTCGCGACCGCAAGGGCGACTTCCGGCAGCTCTGGATCCAGCGGATCAACGCCGGCGCCCGGGCCAACGGCCTGACCTACAACCGGCTGATCCAGGGCCTGCGCCTGGCCGGCATCGAGGTCGACCGCAAGATCCTGGCCGACCTGGCCGTCAACGACGCCGCGGCGTTCGCCGCGATCGTCGAGCTGGCCCGCGCCGCCGTGGCGGCCGAGGGCACCGGTGGCGCCGCGGCCCAGGCCGCCTGA
- the rpmI gene encoding 50S ribosomal protein L35, giving the protein MPKMKSHTGMGKRVKVTGKGKIVAQQAGLRHNLEKKASTQTRRLTGTVELAKADTKRIKKLLGR; this is encoded by the coding sequence ATGCCGAAGATGAAGAGCCACACGGGTATGGGCAAGCGGGTCAAGGTGACCGGCAAGGGCAAGATCGTTGCCCAGCAGGCCGGCCTCCGCCACAACCTGGAGAAGAAGGCCTCCACCCAGACCCGCCGGCTGACCGGCACCGTCGAGCTGGCCAAGGCCGACACCAAGCGCATCAAGAAGCTGCTCGGCCGCTGA
- the infC gene encoding translation initiation factor IF-3 — protein sequence MNEQIRAREVRLVGPEGEQVGIVPLERALQLAADVDLDLVEVAPMARPPVCKLMDFGKFKYESALKAREARRNQQQTVIKEMKLRPKIDPHDYETKKGHVVRFLKAGDKVKVTIMFRGREQSRPELGYRLLRRLESEITDLGYVEAAPKQDGRNMIMVLAPHRAVKASAVAATASRGGPRDRAAEESAAPAGGETPAAGETAAAGETGTTADTSGQ from the coding sequence GTGAACGAGCAGATCCGGGCACGTGAGGTCCGACTGGTCGGCCCTGAGGGTGAGCAGGTGGGCATCGTCCCGCTGGAGCGCGCCCTGCAGCTGGCCGCGGACGTCGACCTGGACCTGGTCGAGGTTGCGCCGATGGCGCGCCCGCCGGTGTGCAAGCTCATGGACTTCGGCAAGTTCAAGTACGAGAGCGCACTCAAGGCGCGCGAAGCGCGGCGTAACCAGCAGCAGACCGTCATCAAGGAGATGAAGCTCCGGCCGAAGATCGACCCGCACGACTACGAGACCAAGAAGGGTCACGTGGTGCGGTTCCTCAAGGCCGGCGACAAGGTCAAGGTGACGATCATGTTCCGCGGTCGCGAGCAGAGCCGCCCGGAGCTGGGTTACCGGCTCCTGCGCCGGCTCGAGTCCGAGATCACGGACCTGGGATACGTCGAGGCCGCTCCGAAGCAGGACGGCCGAAACATGATCATGGTTCTCGCTCCGCACCGGGCCGTGAAGGCCTCCGCGGTCGCCGCCACGGCGTCCCGCGGCGGTCCCCGCGACCGGGCCGCGGAGGAGTCGGCCGCCCCGGCAGGTGGCGAGACCCCGGCGGCCGGCGAGACCGCAGCAGCCGGCGAGACCGGCACGACCGCTGACACCAGCGGCCAGTAA
- a CDS encoding PH domain-containing protein has protein sequence MSDSVVTVRPRRVRVVCWASAVTLLVVFSLVATSLTGATGDGYGSFQRGDQLAMVGLGVFGALGFLLFTRPRVVADVRGVRVRNVIGSYELPWEVIRGVRFDRGAPWASLELHDDDLLPMVALQAADKERAVEAVRALRRLHQAHLAALADPATPR, from the coding sequence GTGAGTGATTCTGTGGTGACCGTGCGGCCGCGGCGGGTCCGGGTGGTCTGCTGGGCGTCGGCCGTCACGCTGCTTGTGGTGTTCAGCCTGGTGGCCACCTCCCTGACCGGCGCGACGGGCGACGGCTACGGCTCGTTCCAGCGGGGCGACCAGCTCGCCATGGTGGGGCTGGGCGTCTTCGGGGCCCTCGGCTTCCTGCTCTTCACGCGTCCCCGGGTGGTGGCCGACGTCCGGGGTGTCCGGGTCCGCAACGTGATCGGCTCGTACGAGCTGCCCTGGGAGGTGATCCGCGGGGTCCGGTTCGACCGGGGCGCCCCGTGGGCCAGCCTGGAGCTGCACGACGACGACCTGCTGCCGATGGTCGCCCTCCAGGCCGCCGACAAGGAGCGCGCCGTCGAGGCGGTCCGCGCCCTGCGCCGCCTGCACCAGGCCCACCTGGCCGCCCTGGCCGACCCGGCCACGCCGCGCTGA
- a CDS encoding DMT family transporter, with amino-acid sequence MRPLPVPAALAVVVLGGVASAAQGVVNAELGERAGDPLIGAVVNNLGGSLIVLLGLVAVPSMRAGLAGLRRSGLPWWAFLGGLGGAAIVVIGPYVVPALGVAVFTIAQVAGGSLGGLAVDRAGLAATGRLPLTGPRVVGALLGIGAVTLAQLGRPVGDLAVGLVLLSVAGGLAVALQSALNGRVAAAVGPAAGLAVNFAVSTSVIAAVAALAGALARHPSWPTQWWLYVGGLFGVGIVLALLVGVRAAGVLRTGLALVAGQLGGALLLDVAVPGGPGVRLPVLAGAVLTGVAVLVAGRGRRAPRRVAAEPEREPDGRLVP; translated from the coding sequence GTGAGGCCGCTGCCGGTCCCGGCCGCCCTGGCCGTGGTGGTCCTCGGCGGGGTGGCCTCGGCCGCGCAGGGCGTGGTCAACGCCGAGCTGGGGGAGCGGGCCGGCGACCCGCTCATCGGCGCGGTGGTCAACAACCTCGGCGGTTCCCTGATCGTGCTGCTCGGGCTGGTCGCCGTCCCGTCGATGCGCGCCGGGCTGGCCGGGCTGCGCCGCTCCGGCCTGCCCTGGTGGGCGTTCCTGGGCGGCCTGGGCGGCGCGGCGATCGTGGTGATCGGCCCGTACGTCGTGCCGGCGCTCGGCGTGGCGGTCTTCACGATCGCCCAGGTGGCCGGGGGCAGCCTCGGCGGCCTGGCCGTCGACCGGGCCGGGCTGGCCGCGACGGGCCGGCTGCCGCTCACCGGGCCGCGGGTCGTCGGGGCGCTGCTGGGGATCGGCGCGGTGACCCTGGCCCAGCTCGGCCGTCCGGTGGGCGACCTGGCGGTCGGGCTGGTGCTGCTCTCGGTCGCCGGCGGCCTGGCGGTGGCGTTGCAGTCCGCGCTCAACGGGCGGGTCGCCGCGGCCGTCGGCCCGGCCGCCGGCCTGGCGGTCAACTTCGCGGTCAGCACCTCGGTGATCGCCGCGGTGGCGGCGCTGGCCGGCGCGCTGGCCCGCCACCCGAGCTGGCCCACCCAGTGGTGGCTCTACGTCGGCGGCCTGTTCGGCGTCGGCATCGTGCTCGCCCTGCTGGTCGGCGTCCGCGCCGCCGGGGTGCTGCGCACCGGCCTGGCGCTGGTGGCCGGGCAGCTCGGCGGGGCCCTGCTGCTGGACGTGGCGGTGCCCGGCGGTCCCGGGGTGCGACTGCCCGTGCTGGCCGGGGCGGTGCTCACCGGGGTGGCGGTGCTGGTGGCTGGCCGGGGGCGGCGCGCCCCGCGCCGTGTGGCGGCGGAACCGGAGCGCGAGCCGGATGGCAGACTGGTTCCGTGA